From Daucus carota subsp. sativus chromosome 6, DH1 v3.0, whole genome shotgun sequence, the proteins below share one genomic window:
- the LOC108227634 gene encoding uncharacterized protein LOC108227634 isoform X5 encodes MEAPSGVAGARGVSLPMQSSRKEWRAVPEQDSGNEQPGDVDFCSISIDASMENELQQRLRSVVKQKEELEHVETEIRAEIIARSQIIALQSSYDSQIKEHVNANVKLQEQLREMEQGIHELEREIEVKERELHAIRLDTQAVWAKDDLLREQNKELANFRRERDNSEAERAQHLKQIHDFQEHIQEKEQLLMELQEQQRVAQETVIFKDEQLREAQTWITRAQEMDALQTSTNQTLQAELRERIEQYNQLWMNCQRQFTEFVHTIQALQIELAELRERSGTYSDDSRASQSNLKDASQSGNSNGSQLNVSGNAHARDSNTLPNGNLENDSSMSQGNASGQSGQTNHVAAVPIVPQSLVRMPTYLPGQVAALHPYIMHQQAVAQSVSSHVPQSHTAHFHSVPAVSSLNHWQNQQAASEGSQIPAQEQHPPSQSEQNLLRAENNYDYKVPVNGQPSQTEYVDAQINPEVQPQAVVPTQNEGAQVLESIDKRYIVDPRSQNNLQHLSSQFHEGLTLDSLKHNSESEKNINTLGKLEARVSMAEQPNAKLSEEQLKNKNLMENDGANTALASEALVSAEDKSKLVGKSSEITLLDEGSLLRCIVRTIPPNGGIRISSTLPNRLGKMLSPLHWHDYKKSYGKLDDFVGSHPELFVIEGDFIHLREGAQEIIAATAAFAKVKAAASATTSHSSLLPSVAVTPMAQSHRLKREQATSRPGNLTDGQTQTQLINGVPYAVGAVSTVKILSKSKDIAEHSSTEIRPQVPTQFASGNGSTIDRSDVVGSQIRGSVRGRANSSFVVKQQDRTTGTSLNPRR; translated from the exons ATGGAGGCACCTAGCGGTGTCGCAGGCGCTCGCGGCGTGTCTCTACCGATGCAATCGTCTCGGAAGGAGTGGCGAGCTGTTCCCGAACAGGACTCCGGCAATGAG CAACCGGGGGATGTGGACTTTTGTTCGATTTCGATTGATGCAAGTATGGAGAATGAGTTGCAGCAGCGGCTTCGTTCGGTGGTTAAGCAAAAGGAGGAGTTGGAGCATGTAGAGACGGAGATTAGGGCGGAGATCATTGCCCGATCGCAGATTATTGCGTTGCAGAGTAGTTATGATTCACAGATAAAGGAGCATGTTAATGCCAATGTCAAGCTTCAA GAGCAATTACGGGAAATGGAACAGGGTATACATGAACTTGAAAGAGAGATTGAAGTGAAAGAAAGGGAGCTGCATGCAATTAGATTAGATACTCAAGCA GTGTGGGCCAAAGATGATCTTCTCAGAGAACAAAACAAAGAACTGGCAAATTTTAG GAGAGAACGTGATAATTCAGAAGCTGAGAGAGCACAGCATCTTAAACAAATTCATGATTTTCAAGAGCACATTCAAGAAAAAGAGCAGCTGTTGATGGAGTTGCAGGAACAG CAAAGAGTAGCACAGGAAACTGTAATCTTTAAAGATGAACAACTAAGGGAGGCACAGACATGGATTACACGAGCCCAGGAAATGGATGCGCTGCAAACAAGTACAAACCAAACCTTACAAGCTGAACTTCGAGAGCGTATTGAACAGTATAATCAGTTGTGGATGAATTGCCAAAGACAG TTTACCGAGTTTGTGCATACCATACAAGCACTCCAGATCGAGCTGGCTGAACTAAGAGAAAGAAGTGGAACCTACTCGGACGACTCACGTGCTTCCCAGTCAAACTTAAAGGATGCTTCTCAGTCGGGAAACAGCAATGGAAGCCAACTGAATGTTAGTGGGAATGCTCACGCCCGTGATTCCAACACTCTTCCTAATGGGAACTTGGAGAATGATTCATCTATGTCACAGGGAAATGCTTCCGGACAGTCTGGTCAG ACCAATCACGTTGCTGCTGTTCCTATTGTTCCTCAGTCACTAGTTCGGATGCCCACCTACCTCCCTGGGCAAGTGGCTGCTTTGCATCCCTATATTATGCATCAACAAGCGGTTGCACAATCTGTTTCTTCGCATGTTCCTCAATCACATACTGCACATTTTCACTCAGTACCAGCGGTATCATCTCTAAATCATTGGCAGAATCAACAG GCTGCATCAGAAGGTTCTCAAATCCCAGCTCAGGAACAACATCCCCCATCACAAAGCGAACAAAATTTGCTACGAGCAGAAAATAATTATGACTATAAAGTGCCTGTAAATGGACAACCTAGTCAGACAGAATACGTCGATGCTCAAATCAATCCAGAGGTACAACCTCAAGCGGTAGTTCCAACCCAGAACGAGGGAGCACAG GTCCTGGAATCCATTGATAAACGCTACATTGTAGATCCTCGATCTCAGAACAACTTGCAACATTTATCTTCCCAGTTTCACGAGGGTTTGACCCTGGATTCTTTGAAGCATAATAGCGAGAGTGAG AAGAATATTAACACTCTGGGAAAATTAGAGGCCCGAGTTTCTATGGCCGAACAACCCAATGCTAAATTATCTGAAGAACagctgaaaaataaaaatttaatggaGAATGACGGTGCTAATACCGCGTTAGCTTCTGAAGCTCTTGTCTCTGCTGAGGACAAGTCTAAACTTgttggaaagagctcagaaatTACTCTTCTTGATGAAGGATCATTGTTGCGCTGCATTGTTCGCACAATTCCACCAAATGGTGGAATCAGGATTAGTTCAACG CTACCCAACAGGCTTGGAAAAATGCTTTCACCTCTACATTGGCATGATTACAAGAAAAGTTACGGAAAACTTGATGACTTTGTTGGCAGTCATCCTgaa CTGTTTGTTATTGAAGGAGACTTTATTCACCTTAGAGAAGGCGCTCAAGAGATTATTGCAGCTACGGCAGCTTTTGCTAAAGTTAAAGCAGCTGCTTCTGCAACCACATCGCACTCCTCCCTGTTGCCTTCTGTTGCTGTCACGCCCATGGCTCAGTCACACCGATTAAAAAGGGAGCAGGCAACCAGCCGACCAGGAAACCTTACTGATGGTCAGACGCAGACTCAGCTTATAAATGGTGTTCCATATGCTGTTGGAGCTGTTTCAACAGTGAAAATTTTAAGCAAATCTAAAGACATTGCGGAACATAGTAGCACTGAAATTAGACCTCAGGTGCCTACACAGTTCGCTTCTGGAAATGGATCAACTATAGATAGATCTGATGTAGTTGGTTCTCAAATCAGGGGTTCAGTCCGGGGCAGGGCCAATTCAAGTTTTGTTGTGAAGCAGCAGGACAG AACAACTGGAACTTCGTTGAACCCAAGAAGATA G